A stretch of Lathyrus oleraceus cultivar Zhongwan6 chromosome 6, CAAS_Psat_ZW6_1.0, whole genome shotgun sequence DNA encodes these proteins:
- the LOC127091897 gene encoding serine/threonine-protein kinase STY8 isoform X1 produces MGDTESCNNRGLNINYHGPIQSLKIEVYNDILTRLVELNAPEATLPHFQDELWLHFNTLPTRYALEMKVEKAQDVLMHKRLQNMARTVASRPAIEVRLLQVRSPSGVHSSKSLHSNLQTQISCQVSDFPCNMRPMHEITISTSDKPKLFSQLTTLLSEIGLNIQEAHAFSTLDGYSLDVFVVDGWAGQDTERLKHEVTKKMQKLEKNQWFPLSPFPKETEILKHIPTKKIKKLEKQPWCSLPKEKLEKIGMNCKPISRNYVWEIDASYLRYEKKMASGSVSDLYKGTYINQDVAIKVFKNGSLNGNTQREFSQEIFILSKVQHKNVIKFIGACTKPNFHLVTEYMSGGNMYDFLHIQKSVLTLPSLLKVAIDVSQGVKYLHQNNIIHRDLKTANLLMDEKGQVVKVADFGVARLQDQSGIMTAETGTYRWMAPEVIQHKPYNHKADVFSFGIILWELLTRKLPYEDLSPLQAAVGVVHKDLRPEIPRDAHPKLVELLHWCWHKDPSLRPEFSEVLKFLQHMNSMITGKKKKVKVKAKGTHKHDKI; encoded by the exons ATGGGAGATACAGAGAGTTGCAACAATAGAGGTTTGAATATCAATTATCATGGTCCAATTCAGAGTCTCAAAATTGAAGTTTACAACGACATTCTCACTCGACTCGTGGAATTGAATGCTCCTGAGGCCACTCTTCCTCATTTTCAAGACGAACTTTGGCTTCACTTCAATACCCTTCCAACTAG GTATGCGCTGGAAATGAAGGTTGAAAAGGCTCAAGATGTTCTTATGCATAAAAGGTTACAGAATATGGCAAGAACTGTTGCTAGTAGACCTGCAATTGAAGTTCGTCTTCTCCAG GTTCGCTCTCCTTCTGGTGTGCATTCTAGCAAATCCCTTCATTCCAACTTACAAACACAAATCAGTTGCCAAGTCTCTGATTTTCCATGCAACATGAG ACCAATGCATGAAATCACAATTTCAACCAGCGATAAGCCAAAACTTTTCAGTCAG TTGACTACCTTACTCTCTGAGATTGGTCTGAACATTCAAGAAGCACATGCTTTTTCCACATTGGATGGATATTCATTGGATGTTTTTGTTGTTGATGGTTGGGCAGGCCAG GATACTGAGAGACTCAAGCATGAAGTGACAAAGAAAATGCAGAAACTCGAG AAAAATCAGTGGTTTCCCTTGTCTCCTTTTCCCAAG GAGACCGAGATACTAAAAcatattccaacaaagaaaatTAAGAAACTCGAG AAGCAACCCTGGTGCAGTCTTCCTAAGGAGAAACTAGAGAAAATTGGGATGAACTGTAAACCCATCAGTAGAAATTATGTATGGGAAATTGATGCAAGCTATTTAAGATATGAGAAGAAAATGGCCTCTGGATCAGTCAGTGATTT GTACAAAGGCACTTATATTAATCAAGATGTGGCTATCAAAGTCTTTAAGAATGGTAGTCTGAATGGAAATACACAGAGGGAGTTTTCTCAGGAAATCTTTATCCTGAG TAAAGTTCAGCACAAGAATGTTATCAAATTTATTGGTGCGTGTACAAAACCAAACTTTCATCTTGTGACAG AATATATGTCTGGCGGAAATATGTATGACTTTCTGCATATACAGAAGAGCGTACTTACTCTTCCTTCTTTGCTCAAAGTAGCAATTGATGTATCGCAAGGAGTGAAATATCTGCATCAAAACAACATTATACATCGAGACCTCAAAACTGCCAATCTTTTGATGGATGAGAAGGGG CAGGTAGTTAAAGTTGCTGATTTTGGTGTAGCTAGATTGCAAGATCAATCTGGTATCATGACTGCAGAAACTGGAACATACCGGTGGATGGCTCCAGAG GTTATTCAACATAAGCCATATAATCACAAAGCTGATGTTTTCAGCTTTGGGATTATTCTTTGGGAGCTTCTCACAAGAAAG CTTCCTTATGAAGATTTGTCCCCATTGCAAGCAGCAGTTGGAGTAGTACATAAG GATTTGAGGCCTGAAATTCCAAGGGATGCACATCCAAAGTTAGTGGAATTGCTTCACTGGTGTTGGCATAAAGATCCGTCTTTAAGGCCCGAATTCTCAGAAGTTCTTAAGTTTCTACAGCACATGAACAGCATG ATTACAGGGAAAAAGAAGAAGGTAAAGGTTAAGGCAAAGGGAACACATAAACATGACAAGATATAG
- the LOC127091897 gene encoding serine/threonine-protein kinase STY17 isoform X7 gives MGDTESCNNRGLNINYHGPIQSLKIEVYNDILTRLVELNAPEATLPHFQDELWLHFNTLPTRYALEMKVEKAQDVLMHKRLQNMARTVASRPAIEVRLLQLTTLLSEIGLNIQEAHAFSTLDGYSLDVFVVDGWAGQDTERLKHEVTKKMQKLEKNQWFPLSPFPKETEILKHIPTKKIKKLEKQPWCSLPKEKLEKIGMNCKPISRNYVWEIDASYLRYEKKMASGSVSDLYKGTYINQDVAIKVFKNGSLNGNTQREFSQEIFILSKVQHKNVIKFIGACTKPNFHLVTEYMSGGNMYDFLHIQKSVLTLPSLLKVAIDVSQGVKYLHQNNIIHRDLKTANLLMDEKGQVVKVADFGVARLQDQSGIMTAETGTYRWMAPEVIQHKPYNHKADVFSFGIILWELLTRKLPYEDLSPLQAAVGVVHKDLRPEIPRDAHPKLVELLHWCWHKDPSLRPEFSEVLKFLQHMNSMITGKKKKVKVKAKGTHKHDKI, from the exons ATGGGAGATACAGAGAGTTGCAACAATAGAGGTTTGAATATCAATTATCATGGTCCAATTCAGAGTCTCAAAATTGAAGTTTACAACGACATTCTCACTCGACTCGTGGAATTGAATGCTCCTGAGGCCACTCTTCCTCATTTTCAAGACGAACTTTGGCTTCACTTCAATACCCTTCCAACTAG GTATGCGCTGGAAATGAAGGTTGAAAAGGCTCAAGATGTTCTTATGCATAAAAGGTTACAGAATATGGCAAGAACTGTTGCTAGTAGACCTGCAATTGAAGTTCGTCTTCTCCAG TTGACTACCTTACTCTCTGAGATTGGTCTGAACATTCAAGAAGCACATGCTTTTTCCACATTGGATGGATATTCATTGGATGTTTTTGTTGTTGATGGTTGGGCAGGCCAG GATACTGAGAGACTCAAGCATGAAGTGACAAAGAAAATGCAGAAACTCGAG AAAAATCAGTGGTTTCCCTTGTCTCCTTTTCCCAAG GAGACCGAGATACTAAAAcatattccaacaaagaaaatTAAGAAACTCGAG AAGCAACCCTGGTGCAGTCTTCCTAAGGAGAAACTAGAGAAAATTGGGATGAACTGTAAACCCATCAGTAGAAATTATGTATGGGAAATTGATGCAAGCTATTTAAGATATGAGAAGAAAATGGCCTCTGGATCAGTCAGTGATTT GTACAAAGGCACTTATATTAATCAAGATGTGGCTATCAAAGTCTTTAAGAATGGTAGTCTGAATGGAAATACACAGAGGGAGTTTTCTCAGGAAATCTTTATCCTGAG TAAAGTTCAGCACAAGAATGTTATCAAATTTATTGGTGCGTGTACAAAACCAAACTTTCATCTTGTGACAG AATATATGTCTGGCGGAAATATGTATGACTTTCTGCATATACAGAAGAGCGTACTTACTCTTCCTTCTTTGCTCAAAGTAGCAATTGATGTATCGCAAGGAGTGAAATATCTGCATCAAAACAACATTATACATCGAGACCTCAAAACTGCCAATCTTTTGATGGATGAGAAGGGG CAGGTAGTTAAAGTTGCTGATTTTGGTGTAGCTAGATTGCAAGATCAATCTGGTATCATGACTGCAGAAACTGGAACATACCGGTGGATGGCTCCAGAG GTTATTCAACATAAGCCATATAATCACAAAGCTGATGTTTTCAGCTTTGGGATTATTCTTTGGGAGCTTCTCACAAGAAAG CTTCCTTATGAAGATTTGTCCCCATTGCAAGCAGCAGTTGGAGTAGTACATAAG GATTTGAGGCCTGAAATTCCAAGGGATGCACATCCAAAGTTAGTGGAATTGCTTCACTGGTGTTGGCATAAAGATCCGTCTTTAAGGCCCGAATTCTCAGAAGTTCTTAAGTTTCTACAGCACATGAACAGCATG ATTACAGGGAAAAAGAAGAAGGTAAAGGTTAAGGCAAAGGGAACACATAAACATGACAAGATATAG
- the LOC127091897 gene encoding serine/threonine-protein kinase STY8 isoform X6, translating into MGDTESCNNRGLNINYHGPIQSLKIEVYNDILTRLVELNAPEATLPHFQDELWLHFNTLPTRYALEMKVEKAQDVLMHKRLQNMARTVASRPAIEVRLLQVRSPSGVHSSKSLHSNLQTQISCQVSDFPCNMRPMHEITISTSDKPKLFSQLTTLLSEIGLNIQEAHAFSTLDGYSLDVFVVDGWAGQDTERLKHEVTKKMQKLEKNQWFPLSPFPKETEILKHIPTKKIKKLEKQPWCSLPKEKLEKIGMNCKPISRNYVWEIDASYLRYEKKMASGSVSDLYKGTYINQDVAIKVFKNGSLNGNTQREFSQEIFILSKVQHKNVIKFIGACTKPNFHLVTEYMSGGNMYDFLHIQKSVLTLPSLLKVAIDVSQGVKYLHQNNIIHRDLKTANLLMDEKGVVKVADFGVARLQDQSGIMTAETGTYRWMAPELPYEDLSPLQAAVGVVHKDLRPEIPRDAHPKLVELLHWCWHKDPSLRPEFSEVLKFLQHMNSMITGKKKKVKVKAKGTHKHDKI; encoded by the exons ATGGGAGATACAGAGAGTTGCAACAATAGAGGTTTGAATATCAATTATCATGGTCCAATTCAGAGTCTCAAAATTGAAGTTTACAACGACATTCTCACTCGACTCGTGGAATTGAATGCTCCTGAGGCCACTCTTCCTCATTTTCAAGACGAACTTTGGCTTCACTTCAATACCCTTCCAACTAG GTATGCGCTGGAAATGAAGGTTGAAAAGGCTCAAGATGTTCTTATGCATAAAAGGTTACAGAATATGGCAAGAACTGTTGCTAGTAGACCTGCAATTGAAGTTCGTCTTCTCCAG GTTCGCTCTCCTTCTGGTGTGCATTCTAGCAAATCCCTTCATTCCAACTTACAAACACAAATCAGTTGCCAAGTCTCTGATTTTCCATGCAACATGAG ACCAATGCATGAAATCACAATTTCAACCAGCGATAAGCCAAAACTTTTCAGTCAG TTGACTACCTTACTCTCTGAGATTGGTCTGAACATTCAAGAAGCACATGCTTTTTCCACATTGGATGGATATTCATTGGATGTTTTTGTTGTTGATGGTTGGGCAGGCCAG GATACTGAGAGACTCAAGCATGAAGTGACAAAGAAAATGCAGAAACTCGAG AAAAATCAGTGGTTTCCCTTGTCTCCTTTTCCCAAG GAGACCGAGATACTAAAAcatattccaacaaagaaaatTAAGAAACTCGAG AAGCAACCCTGGTGCAGTCTTCCTAAGGAGAAACTAGAGAAAATTGGGATGAACTGTAAACCCATCAGTAGAAATTATGTATGGGAAATTGATGCAAGCTATTTAAGATATGAGAAGAAAATGGCCTCTGGATCAGTCAGTGATTT GTACAAAGGCACTTATATTAATCAAGATGTGGCTATCAAAGTCTTTAAGAATGGTAGTCTGAATGGAAATACACAGAGGGAGTTTTCTCAGGAAATCTTTATCCTGAG TAAAGTTCAGCACAAGAATGTTATCAAATTTATTGGTGCGTGTACAAAACCAAACTTTCATCTTGTGACAG AATATATGTCTGGCGGAAATATGTATGACTTTCTGCATATACAGAAGAGCGTACTTACTCTTCCTTCTTTGCTCAAAGTAGCAATTGATGTATCGCAAGGAGTGAAATATCTGCATCAAAACAACATTATACATCGAGACCTCAAAACTGCCAATCTTTTGATGGATGAGAAGGGG GTAGTTAAAGTTGCTGATTTTGGTGTAGCTAGATTGCAAGATCAATCTGGTATCATGACTGCAGAAACTGGAACATACCGGTGGATGGCTCCAGAG CTTCCTTATGAAGATTTGTCCCCATTGCAAGCAGCAGTTGGAGTAGTACATAAG GATTTGAGGCCTGAAATTCCAAGGGATGCACATCCAAAGTTAGTGGAATTGCTTCACTGGTGTTGGCATAAAGATCCGTCTTTAAGGCCCGAATTCTCAGAAGTTCTTAAGTTTCTACAGCACATGAACAGCATG ATTACAGGGAAAAAGAAGAAGGTAAAGGTTAAGGCAAAGGGAACACATAAACATGACAAGATATAG
- the LOC127091897 gene encoding serine/threonine-protein kinase STY17 isoform X4, which produces MGDTESCNNRGLNINYHGPIQSLKIEVYNDILTRLVELNAPEATLPHFQDELWLHFNTLPTRYALEMKVEKAQDVLMHKRLQNMARTVASRPAIEVRLLQDMRTLWYILPVTQMIMVYLSCRPMHEITISTSDKPKLFSQLTTLLSEIGLNIQEAHAFSTLDGYSLDVFVVDGWAGQDTERLKHEVTKKMQKLEKNQWFPLSPFPKETEILKHIPTKKIKKLEKQPWCSLPKEKLEKIGMNCKPISRNYVWEIDASYLRYEKKMASGSVSDLYKGTYINQDVAIKVFKNGSLNGNTQREFSQEIFILSKVQHKNVIKFIGACTKPNFHLVTEYMSGGNMYDFLHIQKSVLTLPSLLKVAIDVSQGVKYLHQNNIIHRDLKTANLLMDEKGQVVKVADFGVARLQDQSGIMTAETGTYRWMAPEVIQHKPYNHKADVFSFGIILWELLTRKLPYEDLSPLQAAVGVVHKDLRPEIPRDAHPKLVELLHWCWHKDPSLRPEFSEVLKFLQHMNSMITGKKKKVKVKAKGTHKHDKI; this is translated from the exons ATGGGAGATACAGAGAGTTGCAACAATAGAGGTTTGAATATCAATTATCATGGTCCAATTCAGAGTCTCAAAATTGAAGTTTACAACGACATTCTCACTCGACTCGTGGAATTGAATGCTCCTGAGGCCACTCTTCCTCATTTTCAAGACGAACTTTGGCTTCACTTCAATACCCTTCCAACTAG GTATGCGCTGGAAATGAAGGTTGAAAAGGCTCAAGATGTTCTTATGCATAAAAGGTTACAGAATATGGCAAGAACTGTTGCTAGTAGACCTGCAATTGAAGTTCGTCTTCTCCAG GATATGAGAACTTTATGGTACATACTACCTGTTACCCAAATGATCATGGTGTATCTGTCATGCAG ACCAATGCATGAAATCACAATTTCAACCAGCGATAAGCCAAAACTTTTCAGTCAG TTGACTACCTTACTCTCTGAGATTGGTCTGAACATTCAAGAAGCACATGCTTTTTCCACATTGGATGGATATTCATTGGATGTTTTTGTTGTTGATGGTTGGGCAGGCCAG GATACTGAGAGACTCAAGCATGAAGTGACAAAGAAAATGCAGAAACTCGAG AAAAATCAGTGGTTTCCCTTGTCTCCTTTTCCCAAG GAGACCGAGATACTAAAAcatattccaacaaagaaaatTAAGAAACTCGAG AAGCAACCCTGGTGCAGTCTTCCTAAGGAGAAACTAGAGAAAATTGGGATGAACTGTAAACCCATCAGTAGAAATTATGTATGGGAAATTGATGCAAGCTATTTAAGATATGAGAAGAAAATGGCCTCTGGATCAGTCAGTGATTT GTACAAAGGCACTTATATTAATCAAGATGTGGCTATCAAAGTCTTTAAGAATGGTAGTCTGAATGGAAATACACAGAGGGAGTTTTCTCAGGAAATCTTTATCCTGAG TAAAGTTCAGCACAAGAATGTTATCAAATTTATTGGTGCGTGTACAAAACCAAACTTTCATCTTGTGACAG AATATATGTCTGGCGGAAATATGTATGACTTTCTGCATATACAGAAGAGCGTACTTACTCTTCCTTCTTTGCTCAAAGTAGCAATTGATGTATCGCAAGGAGTGAAATATCTGCATCAAAACAACATTATACATCGAGACCTCAAAACTGCCAATCTTTTGATGGATGAGAAGGGG CAGGTAGTTAAAGTTGCTGATTTTGGTGTAGCTAGATTGCAAGATCAATCTGGTATCATGACTGCAGAAACTGGAACATACCGGTGGATGGCTCCAGAG GTTATTCAACATAAGCCATATAATCACAAAGCTGATGTTTTCAGCTTTGGGATTATTCTTTGGGAGCTTCTCACAAGAAAG CTTCCTTATGAAGATTTGTCCCCATTGCAAGCAGCAGTTGGAGTAGTACATAAG GATTTGAGGCCTGAAATTCCAAGGGATGCACATCCAAAGTTAGTGGAATTGCTTCACTGGTGTTGGCATAAAGATCCGTCTTTAAGGCCCGAATTCTCAGAAGTTCTTAAGTTTCTACAGCACATGAACAGCATG ATTACAGGGAAAAAGAAGAAGGTAAAGGTTAAGGCAAAGGGAACACATAAACATGACAAGATATAG
- the LOC127091897 gene encoding serine/threonine-protein kinase STY46 isoform X13 codes for MFLCIKGYRIWQELLLVDLQLKFVFSRPMHEITISTSDKPKLFSQLTTLLSEIGLNIQEAHAFSTLDGYSLDVFVVDGWAGQDTERLKHEVTKKMQKLEKNQWFPLSPFPKETEILKHIPTKKIKKLEKQPWCSLPKEKLEKIGMNCKPISRNYVWEIDASYLRYEKKMASGSVSDLYKGTYINQDVAIKVFKNGSLNGNTQREFSQEIFILSKVQHKNVIKFIGACTKPNFHLVTEYMSGGNMYDFLHIQKSVLTLPSLLKVAIDVSQGVKYLHQNNIIHRDLKTANLLMDEKGVVKVADFGVARLQDQSGIMTAETGTYRWMAPEVIQHKPYNHKADVFSFGIILWELLTRKLPYEDLSPLQAAVGVVHKDLRPEIPRDAHPKLVELLHWCWHKDPSLRPEFSEVLKFLQHMNSMITGKKKKVKVKAKGTHKHDKI; via the exons ATGTTCTTATGCATAAAAGGTTACAGAATATGGCAAGAACTGTTGCTAGTAGACCTGCAATTGAAGTTCGTCTTCTCCAG ACCAATGCATGAAATCACAATTTCAACCAGCGATAAGCCAAAACTTTTCAGTCAG TTGACTACCTTACTCTCTGAGATTGGTCTGAACATTCAAGAAGCACATGCTTTTTCCACATTGGATGGATATTCATTGGATGTTTTTGTTGTTGATGGTTGGGCAGGCCAG GATACTGAGAGACTCAAGCATGAAGTGACAAAGAAAATGCAGAAACTCGAG AAAAATCAGTGGTTTCCCTTGTCTCCTTTTCCCAAG GAGACCGAGATACTAAAAcatattccaacaaagaaaatTAAGAAACTCGAG AAGCAACCCTGGTGCAGTCTTCCTAAGGAGAAACTAGAGAAAATTGGGATGAACTGTAAACCCATCAGTAGAAATTATGTATGGGAAATTGATGCAAGCTATTTAAGATATGAGAAGAAAATGGCCTCTGGATCAGTCAGTGATTT GTACAAAGGCACTTATATTAATCAAGATGTGGCTATCAAAGTCTTTAAGAATGGTAGTCTGAATGGAAATACACAGAGGGAGTTTTCTCAGGAAATCTTTATCCTGAG TAAAGTTCAGCACAAGAATGTTATCAAATTTATTGGTGCGTGTACAAAACCAAACTTTCATCTTGTGACAG AATATATGTCTGGCGGAAATATGTATGACTTTCTGCATATACAGAAGAGCGTACTTACTCTTCCTTCTTTGCTCAAAGTAGCAATTGATGTATCGCAAGGAGTGAAATATCTGCATCAAAACAACATTATACATCGAGACCTCAAAACTGCCAATCTTTTGATGGATGAGAAGGGG GTAGTTAAAGTTGCTGATTTTGGTGTAGCTAGATTGCAAGATCAATCTGGTATCATGACTGCAGAAACTGGAACATACCGGTGGATGGCTCCAGAG GTTATTCAACATAAGCCATATAATCACAAAGCTGATGTTTTCAGCTTTGGGATTATTCTTTGGGAGCTTCTCACAAGAAAG CTTCCTTATGAAGATTTGTCCCCATTGCAAGCAGCAGTTGGAGTAGTACATAAG GATTTGAGGCCTGAAATTCCAAGGGATGCACATCCAAAGTTAGTGGAATTGCTTCACTGGTGTTGGCATAAAGATCCGTCTTTAAGGCCCGAATTCTCAGAAGTTCTTAAGTTTCTACAGCACATGAACAGCATG ATTACAGGGAAAAAGAAGAAGGTAAAGGTTAAGGCAAAGGGAACACATAAACATGACAAGATATAG
- the LOC127091897 gene encoding serine/threonine-protein kinase STY46 isoform X12: MFLCIKGYRIWQELLLVDLQLKFVFSRPMHEITISTSDKPKLFSQLTTLLSEIGLNIQEAHAFSTLDGYSLDVFVVDGWAGQDTERLKHEVTKKMQKLEKNQWFPLSPFPKETEILKHIPTKKIKKLEKQPWCSLPKEKLEKIGMNCKPISRNYVWEIDASYLRYEKKMASGSVSDLYKGTYINQDVAIKVFKNGSLNGNTQREFSQEIFILSKVQHKNVIKFIGACTKPNFHLVTEYMSGGNMYDFLHIQKSVLTLPSLLKVAIDVSQGVKYLHQNNIIHRDLKTANLLMDEKGQVVKVADFGVARLQDQSGIMTAETGTYRWMAPEVIQHKPYNHKADVFSFGIILWELLTRKLPYEDLSPLQAAVGVVHKDLRPEIPRDAHPKLVELLHWCWHKDPSLRPEFSEVLKFLQHMNSMITGKKKKVKVKAKGTHKHDKI; encoded by the exons ATGTTCTTATGCATAAAAGGTTACAGAATATGGCAAGAACTGTTGCTAGTAGACCTGCAATTGAAGTTCGTCTTCTCCAG ACCAATGCATGAAATCACAATTTCAACCAGCGATAAGCCAAAACTTTTCAGTCAG TTGACTACCTTACTCTCTGAGATTGGTCTGAACATTCAAGAAGCACATGCTTTTTCCACATTGGATGGATATTCATTGGATGTTTTTGTTGTTGATGGTTGGGCAGGCCAG GATACTGAGAGACTCAAGCATGAAGTGACAAAGAAAATGCAGAAACTCGAG AAAAATCAGTGGTTTCCCTTGTCTCCTTTTCCCAAG GAGACCGAGATACTAAAAcatattccaacaaagaaaatTAAGAAACTCGAG AAGCAACCCTGGTGCAGTCTTCCTAAGGAGAAACTAGAGAAAATTGGGATGAACTGTAAACCCATCAGTAGAAATTATGTATGGGAAATTGATGCAAGCTATTTAAGATATGAGAAGAAAATGGCCTCTGGATCAGTCAGTGATTT GTACAAAGGCACTTATATTAATCAAGATGTGGCTATCAAAGTCTTTAAGAATGGTAGTCTGAATGGAAATACACAGAGGGAGTTTTCTCAGGAAATCTTTATCCTGAG TAAAGTTCAGCACAAGAATGTTATCAAATTTATTGGTGCGTGTACAAAACCAAACTTTCATCTTGTGACAG AATATATGTCTGGCGGAAATATGTATGACTTTCTGCATATACAGAAGAGCGTACTTACTCTTCCTTCTTTGCTCAAAGTAGCAATTGATGTATCGCAAGGAGTGAAATATCTGCATCAAAACAACATTATACATCGAGACCTCAAAACTGCCAATCTTTTGATGGATGAGAAGGGG CAGGTAGTTAAAGTTGCTGATTTTGGTGTAGCTAGATTGCAAGATCAATCTGGTATCATGACTGCAGAAACTGGAACATACCGGTGGATGGCTCCAGAG GTTATTCAACATAAGCCATATAATCACAAAGCTGATGTTTTCAGCTTTGGGATTATTCTTTGGGAGCTTCTCACAAGAAAG CTTCCTTATGAAGATTTGTCCCCATTGCAAGCAGCAGTTGGAGTAGTACATAAG GATTTGAGGCCTGAAATTCCAAGGGATGCACATCCAAAGTTAGTGGAATTGCTTCACTGGTGTTGGCATAAAGATCCGTCTTTAAGGCCCGAATTCTCAGAAGTTCTTAAGTTTCTACAGCACATGAACAGCATG ATTACAGGGAAAAAGAAGAAGGTAAAGGTTAAGGCAAAGGGAACACATAAACATGACAAGATATAG
- the LOC127091897 gene encoding serine/threonine-protein kinase STY17 isoform X11, whose translation MVHTTCYPNDHGVSVMQVRSPSGVHSSKSLHSNLQTQISCQVSDFPCNMRPMHEITISTSDKPKLFSQLTTLLSEIGLNIQEAHAFSTLDGYSLDVFVVDGWAGQDTERLKHEVTKKMQKLEKNQWFPLSPFPKETEILKHIPTKKIKKLEKQPWCSLPKEKLEKIGMNCKPISRNYVWEIDASYLRYEKKMASGSVSDLYKGTYINQDVAIKVFKNGSLNGNTQREFSQEIFILSKVQHKNVIKFIGACTKPNFHLVTEYMSGGNMYDFLHIQKSVLTLPSLLKVAIDVSQGVKYLHQNNIIHRDLKTANLLMDEKGQVVKVADFGVARLQDQSGIMTAETGTYRWMAPEVIQHKPYNHKADVFSFGIILWELLTRKLPYEDLSPLQAAVGVVHKDLRPEIPRDAHPKLVELLHWCWHKDPSLRPEFSEVLKFLQHMNSMITGKKKKVKVKAKGTHKHDKI comes from the exons ATGGTACATACTACCTGTTACCCAAATGATCATGGTGTATCTGTCATGCAGGTTCGCTCTCCTTCTGGTGTGCATTCTAGCAAATCCCTTCATTCCAACTTACAAACACAAATCAGTTGCCAAGTCTCTGATTTTCCATGCAACATGAG ACCAATGCATGAAATCACAATTTCAACCAGCGATAAGCCAAAACTTTTCAGTCAG TTGACTACCTTACTCTCTGAGATTGGTCTGAACATTCAAGAAGCACATGCTTTTTCCACATTGGATGGATATTCATTGGATGTTTTTGTTGTTGATGGTTGGGCAGGCCAG GATACTGAGAGACTCAAGCATGAAGTGACAAAGAAAATGCAGAAACTCGAG AAAAATCAGTGGTTTCCCTTGTCTCCTTTTCCCAAG GAGACCGAGATACTAAAAcatattccaacaaagaaaatTAAGAAACTCGAG AAGCAACCCTGGTGCAGTCTTCCTAAGGAGAAACTAGAGAAAATTGGGATGAACTGTAAACCCATCAGTAGAAATTATGTATGGGAAATTGATGCAAGCTATTTAAGATATGAGAAGAAAATGGCCTCTGGATCAGTCAGTGATTT GTACAAAGGCACTTATATTAATCAAGATGTGGCTATCAAAGTCTTTAAGAATGGTAGTCTGAATGGAAATACACAGAGGGAGTTTTCTCAGGAAATCTTTATCCTGAG TAAAGTTCAGCACAAGAATGTTATCAAATTTATTGGTGCGTGTACAAAACCAAACTTTCATCTTGTGACAG AATATATGTCTGGCGGAAATATGTATGACTTTCTGCATATACAGAAGAGCGTACTTACTCTTCCTTCTTTGCTCAAAGTAGCAATTGATGTATCGCAAGGAGTGAAATATCTGCATCAAAACAACATTATACATCGAGACCTCAAAACTGCCAATCTTTTGATGGATGAGAAGGGG CAGGTAGTTAAAGTTGCTGATTTTGGTGTAGCTAGATTGCAAGATCAATCTGGTATCATGACTGCAGAAACTGGAACATACCGGTGGATGGCTCCAGAG GTTATTCAACATAAGCCATATAATCACAAAGCTGATGTTTTCAGCTTTGGGATTATTCTTTGGGAGCTTCTCACAAGAAAG CTTCCTTATGAAGATTTGTCCCCATTGCAAGCAGCAGTTGGAGTAGTACATAAG GATTTGAGGCCTGAAATTCCAAGGGATGCACATCCAAAGTTAGTGGAATTGCTTCACTGGTGTTGGCATAAAGATCCGTCTTTAAGGCCCGAATTCTCAGAAGTTCTTAAGTTTCTACAGCACATGAACAGCATG ATTACAGGGAAAAAGAAGAAGGTAAAGGTTAAGGCAAAGGGAACACATAAACATGACAAGATATAG